The window ATGTGGAAGTCCCAGTCGTTGCTGGCCTCCTCGATCTTCTCGAAGTCGTTCCAAACCGAGAACTCGCCCGGTTCGTTGTCGAGCATGAACTGATAGGAATACAGGATATCCTCCGTCTTGAACTTCTCACCGTCGTTCCACTCCAGACCATCCTTTCGAGCGTTAAAGTAGATATCCGGCTTCTCCTTGTCGGCGTTCTTCAGTTCCCAGTCAGTGAAAACGCTGGGTTTGACTTCGAACGTGACCGGGTCTTGCGCCGTACCGTAGTCATACACTGGACTCAGTCCGACGGCGGAGTACACACTACCGGCCAGCATAATGTTCGGGCTGTCCGGGGCCTCAGGTAGACCATAACGGAGCGTCCCGCCCGGTTTGATGTTCTCAGGATTGACATCGACGGTTCCAGCCCCTTCCGTCGTTTCGTTACCGGGGTTGTCGGGTCCGTTATTGTCGTTTTTGTCATTTTTCCCAGAACAGCCAGCAAGGGAGAGAGTGACTGCGCCAGCCCCACTCGCCTTCAGGAAGTTCCTTCGGCTGTCTTCGGTACCACTTCGGTTGCGTCGCCGTGGCATACCAAAGACTTGTAGAAGATGTATTTAAAACTACTGGTTGGCAGAAGCTTTTAGTTTTCCGGGCTTCATAGAAGGGGAAAGCGCGTCTAAACTAGTCTGATAATTTTATAATTAGAAGACGTGTCCGATACTAATTCATAATTATTGTTTACTATTAGATTCCTTGGCGAGCATGCCATAATAAACCGCTCCCGCAACCGCTGTCGACCCCAACAGAAGATGTGAGTCCGACGAGACCGCACCAGCGTTCTCCCGTGTCCAGACGAAACTCAGTCCCGACCAAAGGCTAGCAATGACGAATCCTGCCGTCAGCAACCAGAGACCCAACGGTTTCCGTCCGGTACGTAGAGCGACGAGGGCGGCAACCATCGTAATTCCCGCCATCACCGCCAGCACGCCGCGCGTTCCTACCATCTCGTTCTACTGCGAACGAGAACCGTATAAATGGAACGCTTCATGCTGACACTTCACTTGCTCGTCGCCCATCCGTCGGTATCTACTCGACACCGAGCGCATCGAGGAGCGCTTTCGCCGCCGCGTGGGACGATTCCGGTCCTCGCGCAGTGAGTAGGTCACCATCCGTCCGAACACTTGCGTCCGCATCCAGCTGCGCATCCCAGTTCGCACCGACCGCTCGAACCTCGTCTTCCACCCAGTACGGAAGCTTTCGCCCATCCGGCATTCGGTCGTAGTCGTCGACGATGTCTTCCTCCCACTCGTTCGGAAATCCAGTTACGTCGCGTCCCGCAACGAGGAATCCATCATCGCTGTCACGCGTGAACGCCAGCAGCCCCACGGCGTGACAGACGACGAGTGCTTTCGTCCCTTCGTTCTCGACGGCATCACGAAGCAGTCGGCGGGCATCCCGGTCCTGATTGACATCCCACTCCGTACCGTGTCCGCCGGGGAACACCACGGCGTCGTAATCACCCGCATCGATCGTTGCGAGCGGTTCGGGGTTTTGCAGTCGTGGGTCGTTCTCGTGTGCATCCCGAACCCGTTCTGCGGTCTCCTCGCCGACGTTTTCCGGGTCGGTGGAGCGTTCGTCCACGACCGGTTTCGATCCGCTCGGTGTCGCGACGGTTATCTCCACGCCCGCATCGGATAGCGTCTGCAGGGGCTCTATGCACTCCTCTGCCCAATACCCTTCCTCACTCACGACGAACAGTGCTGATGTCATACGACGGACTAGCGCTTCAGCGTCAATAAGCGAGGGGGCCGCGGAAGAACGCGCCCCTTTCGCGGCGTTGATGACTGCTTCGACAGCGTTTCGTAGGAAGGACAAACGACTCGCTACGACGATTGTTTCTCAAAAATAGCGGGAGGTAGATTTGAACTACCGATCTGCGGGTTATGAGCCCGCCGGAATCTCCTGGCTATCCCATCCCGCTGTATTCACGTACTGCCGTCCGATAGTTAAGGGTTGTGATTCACCTGCCGTATGCGGTTTTGTACCGTGATTTCACGGCCGGTCTGAAAATATCTATTCTTTTTCACGACCCCAAGACGTATATCTCTTCGGCGCACGCACAGAGGCAAAGATGGAGTTCGCGCTTATCGGTCTCTGGCTGATCGTCTACTATCTACTCGCACTCGTCGGACTTCCCGCTTCTAGCGCCCTCTTTCCGCGATTTCCCGACCGCGGAGCGACGTTTGCACTCCCGATTTCGCTGACCGTCATAACCATCGTCACGTATTGGTTGGGCCAGTTCGCGTTTACCACGGTCACCGTTACCGCGGCGGTCGTCGTCTTTGCGGCCCTCTTCACGCTCCTCGCGAGGGGCGGCCTCGAGATCGACCGTCGCGGCTACGCTGAAGCGATGGTCGTCTTCACCGCCGCGTTCTCGTTTCTCGTCTTCGTCCGCGCCATCGACCCCGCAATCGTCGCAACCGGTGGGGAGAAGTTTCTCGATTTCGGCCTCCTGAAGTCCCTCATGCGCGCGCCCGCGCTCCCGCCCGAAGACATGTGGTTCGCAGGTGAACCGGTTCGGTATTACTACGGTGGCCACCTCATCGCCGCAATTCTGACGAAACTCACGGGGACGGCACCGAGATTTAGCTACAATCTCGCACTCGCGGGATTCTACGGAATGCTCGTCAGCACCGCCTACGGGTTGGCGCGAGCTATCGCCATCCGATACGACGCTCCGTCCCGACTCGCTGGGCTTTTCGCCGCGTTTTTCGTCGGGTTTGCCGGAAACACGTTCACTACCATCCGATTACTGGCGAACGTCCTCCCCCGGCCGCTGGTCGAAATCGTGGCAACGCCGTTGGAGATGGAGCCCGGAAGTTTCCCGCTCGAACCCCTCGATTTCTGGTACTGGGACGCTAGCCGCGTAATGGTCGGGACGATAAACGAGTTTCCCCTCTTTGCCTACATCAACGGTGACCTTCACGCCCACATGATGGGGCAACCGTTCTTGCTTTTCGTCACCGCACTCAGCTACGCGGTGTATCGTTCCCATACCGAGATACGGTGGCGGAAAGTTCTCGTCTGGGGGGCGCTCCCACCTGCCGTCGCGTTTCTGGGAACCATCAGCTTCTGGAGTTTCCCGACGGCACTCGGTATCGTTTGGCTCGCCGTTACCTTCGCCGAAGACCATCCAGCCACGCTGATTCCCGGCGGAAAACGATTGATGGAGGAACGGTCCGGGTTCGCTGACGAACTCGTCCGAACGGCTACCGCGATGGCGATCGCGATCGTCGTTGGACTACTCGCACTCCTTTGGGCAGGGCCGTTCGTGGTAAACATCCTGTTCGGGTCGGCAACCACTCGAAGTATCGGTTTCTTCCCGGACCGAACCAGCTTAGTGGAACTACTCATCGTCCACGGTGCGTTCCTTCTTCCGTTCGCGTTGTACCTCGGAACCCACGTCCGGTGGCACGAGCGAGACGCCACGCAGGTCGGCGTGCTGGGGGGACTCCTCCTCGTTTTGGGGTGGCAAGGTGGGTTCGCGGTGGTCGTGGTAGTCGCACCGCTCCTCGTCGTCGGCTGGTTGCTCCTCCGGGCCGATTCCGACCTCGGTTTCGAGACGGTTTTGCTGGTCGCAGGTGCGGGCCTCGTCTTGCTCGTCGAGTTCGTTTACGTACAGGACAACGCGATTGCCGGACGGTTCAACACCGTGTTCAAGGTGTACATGCAAGTGTGGGCGTTCTGGTCCGTCAGCGTCGGCGTCGTGCTGATGCGGCTGTTGACGGATTCCGTTCCCGGCTACACCGCGGATGTGTCACCCGAAGCGTCCACGAAATCCGAAACGTCCGACCCATCAGAGCGTTCCGAAGCGTCGCCGAGCGTACCGGTTTCGCGACGGACCGGAGTGGCCGTCTTTACCGTCATGCTCCTCCTCACGACGTCCGTATACGGTGCATTTGCCCTCAGCGAACACGTCTCGACGGACAAGTCGATCCATCGCACGGACGACCCGACGCTCGACGGAATGGCGTTCATTTGGACGGCACACGGGGACGAGGCCCGTGCAATCGAGTGGCTGGACGCAAAAGAAGGACGACCACACATCGTTTCTGCGCCGGGAAAACCCTATCAGTGGGGGAGTCCGGCTTCGTCGCTCACGGGTCTGCCGACCGTGGTCGGTTGGTATCAGGAACGGATCTACCGCGGCGCACCAGCCTACGAGGAACGAAAACGGGACGTCGAGTTGATCTTCAGTCCGAACACCGGGTGGAGCACTCGTGCGGGCAAACTGGCCAAATACGACGTCCGATACATCTACTACGGACCTCAAGAGCGCCAACGATACGGACGGACGTCGTTTTCAAAATATCCTGGCATCGAGCCCGTCCACCGCTCGGGGTCGGTGTCGATTTATCGCGTGAACCAGACGATCATCGAGAATCAACCCAGCGTCTCGGCCTAATCGAGTGACAATCCCGGATGCCAGCGTTCCACTCCGGCCGCCGCTTTTTGTTCGTCCATTCGTGCGAGCAGTTTCACCGCGAGGGTGGCTGTCTCAGCAGCACGCGATTCGCCCTCGGTTCGGAACTCGCCGGTTTCCCGGTTGGCATACACCGAACAGACTGCGCCCGCACGGAGGCCGTAAACGTTCGCAATCGTCAGAATCGCGCTCGCCTCCATCTCGATGTTCTTTACGTTCGCGTTTTTCAACTGTTCGACTAACTCGTCGCCACCTTCAGCGCTGAAGCCTTCGAAACCGGGGCGACCCTGGCCCGCGTAGAAGCTGTCCGCACTCATCGTAATGCCGGTGTGGTAGTCGTAGTCGAGTCGTTCAGCGGCTGCGACGAGCGCGGCGACGACTTCGTAATCCGCGACTGCCGGGAAATCCTCGCGGACGTACTCGTCGCTCGTTCCTTCCTGTC of the Haladaptatus caseinilyticus genome contains:
- a CDS encoding type 1 glutamine amidotransferase domain-containing protein is translated as MTSALFVVSEEGYWAEECIEPLQTLSDAGVEITVATPSGSKPVVDERSTDPENVGEETAERVRDAHENDPRLQNPEPLATIDAGDYDAVVFPGGHGTEWDVNQDRDARRLLRDAVENEGTKALVVCHAVGLLAFTRDSDDGFLVAGRDVTGFPNEWEEDIVDDYDRMPDGRKLPYWVEDEVRAVGANWDAQLDADASVRTDGDLLTARGPESSHAAAKALLDALGVE
- a CDS encoding DUF2298 domain-containing protein, with translation MEFALIGLWLIVYYLLALVGLPASSALFPRFPDRGATFALPISLTVITIVTYWLGQFAFTTVTVTAAVVVFAALFTLLARGGLEIDRRGYAEAMVVFTAAFSFLVFVRAIDPAIVATGGEKFLDFGLLKSLMRAPALPPEDMWFAGEPVRYYYGGHLIAAILTKLTGTAPRFSYNLALAGFYGMLVSTAYGLARAIAIRYDAPSRLAGLFAAFFVGFAGNTFTTIRLLANVLPRPLVEIVATPLEMEPGSFPLEPLDFWYWDASRVMVGTINEFPLFAYINGDLHAHMMGQPFLLFVTALSYAVYRSHTEIRWRKVLVWGALPPAVAFLGTISFWSFPTALGIVWLAVTFAEDHPATLIPGGKRLMEERSGFADELVRTATAMAIAIVVGLLALLWAGPFVVNILFGSATTRSIGFFPDRTSLVELLIVHGAFLLPFALYLGTHVRWHERDATQVGVLGGLLLVLGWQGGFAVVVVVAPLLVVGWLLLRADSDLGFETVLLVAGAGLVLLVEFVYVQDNAIAGRFNTVFKVYMQVWAFWSVSVGVVLMRLLTDSVPGYTADVSPEASTKSETSDPSERSEASPSVPVSRRTGVAVFTVMLLLTTSVYGAFALSEHVSTDKSIHRTDDPTLDGMAFIWTAHGDEARAIEWLDAKEGRPHIVSAPGKPYQWGSPASSLTGLPTVVGWYQERIYRGAPAYEERKRDVELIFSPNTGWSTRAGKLAKYDVRYIYYGPQERQRYGRTSFSKYPGIEPVHRSGSVSIYRVNQTIIENQPSVSA
- a CDS encoding nucleoside phosphorylase translates to MDDSEDPNAEVQYHIEVGDGDVADAVLLPGNPERVDKITQFWDTAEEMAYHREYRTATGTYDDAPISVTSTGIGSPSAAIAVEELARIGADTFIRVGSCGAIQPDMNVGDLVITTGGVRQEGTSDEYVREDFPAVADYEVVAALVAAAERLDYDYHTGITMSADSFYAGQGRPGFEGFSAEGGDELVEQLKNANVKNIEMEASAILTIANVYGLRAGAVCSVYANRETGEFRTEGESRAAETATLAVKLLARMDEQKAAAGVERWHPGLSLD